A DNA window from bacterium contains the following coding sequences:
- the metK gene encoding methionine adenosyltransferase, producing the protein MSKKYLFTSESVTEGHPDKVADQISDSVVDAILAEDPTGRIACETMVTTGMACLAGEITTNTYIDIPDLVRGTIRDIGYTDAEFGFDADSCAVLTTIDKQSGDIAMGVDTGGAGDQGLMFGYACRETDVLMPLPITVAHRMAQRLAAVRKDGTLPWVRPDGKTQITCEYEGDKPIRIETVVLSTQHGPDISNEDLRAALQKHVIDPVLAKFDVDHTGYKSHINPTGRFVVGGPLGDCGLTGRKIIVDTYGGSAAHGGGAFSGKDSTKVDRSAAYAARHLAKNVVAAGLADRCQVQLAYAIGVAEPVSINVETYGTGKAGDEQITAAIRKVADLTPKGIIDRLELRKPVFRATAAYGHFGRDDVAFSWEKADLVEALQKAVG; encoded by the coding sequence ATGAGCAAGAAGTACCTGTTCACCAGTGAGTCCGTGACCGAGGGCCATCCCGACAAGGTGGCCGACCAGATTTCCGATTCGGTCGTCGACGCCATCCTGGCCGAGGACCCGACCGGGCGCATCGCCTGCGAGACCATGGTGACCACGGGCATGGCCTGCCTCGCTGGCGAGATCACGACGAACACCTACATCGACATCCCGGACCTGGTGCGCGGCACGATCCGCGACATCGGCTACACCGACGCCGAGTTCGGCTTCGACGCCGACAGCTGCGCCGTGCTGACGACCATCGACAAGCAGAGCGGCGACATCGCCATGGGCGTCGACACCGGCGGTGCGGGCGACCAGGGCCTCATGTTCGGCTACGCCTGCCGCGAGACCGACGTGCTGATGCCCCTGCCGATCACCGTGGCCCACCGCATGGCCCAGCGCCTGGCCGCGGTGCGCAAGGACGGCACCCTGCCCTGGGTGCGGCCCGACGGCAAGACCCAGATCACCTGCGAATACGAGGGCGACAAGCCGATCCGCATCGAGACGGTGGTCCTCAGCACCCAGCACGGTCCGGACATTTCCAACGAGGACCTGCGGGCCGCCCTGCAGAAGCACGTCATCGACCCCGTCCTGGCGAAGTTCGACGTCGACCACACGGGCTACAAGAGCCACATCAACCCGACCGGCCGCTTCGTGGTCGGCGGTCCCCTGGGCGACTGCGGCCTGACCGGACGCAAGATCATCGTCGATACCTACGGCGGCAGCGCGGCCCACGGCGGGGGCGCCTTCAGCGGCAAGGACAGCACCAAGGTCGACCGCTCGGCGGCCTACGCGGCCCGCCACCTGGCGAAGAACGTCGTCGCCGCGGGTCTGGCCGACCGCTGCCAGGTCCAGTTGGCCTACGCCATCGGCGTGGCCGAGCCCGTCTCGATCAACGTCGAGACCTACGGCACCGGCAAGGCCGGCGACGAGCAGATCACCGCGGCGATCCGCAAGGTGGCCGACCTGACGCCGAAGGGCATCATCGACCGCCTCGAACTGCGCAAGCCGGTCTTCCGGGCCACGGCTGCCTACGGCCATTTCGGCCGCGACGACGTGGCGTTCTCCTGGGAAAAGGCGGATCTCGTCGAGGCCCTGCAGAAGGCCGTCGGCTGA
- a CDS encoding PKD domain-containing protein, with protein MKRACLLLLPALLLLALAAGCNDESKPVFTRVRVTPACGVAPLQVEAYGVVSGGNETGDPAGANNLLDMTWKFGDGGTGSTTVAYHRYDVPGEYTVTVTATDQDGNTASAQVPVVVMADSLVITATSSVPDGNVTVGQPITFALTAMSCDIDFPTVPGDSVKMAYRWEMGDAAATVFSGAGPTFSYGVAGEYDVTVAVTNPDLPASPRPPPPDPVAP; from the coding sequence ATGAAACGAGCCTGTTTGCTTCTGCTGCCCGCGCTGCTGCTGCTCGCGCTGGCCGCCGGCTGCAACGACGAGTCCAAGCCCGTCTTCACCCGGGTCCGGGTCACCCCGGCCTGCGGTGTGGCGCCCCTCCAGGTCGAGGCCTACGGCGTGGTGTCCGGCGGCAACGAGACCGGCGACCCGGCTGGCGCCAACAACCTGCTGGACATGACCTGGAAGTTCGGGGACGGCGGCACCGGTTCGACCACCGTGGCCTACCACCGTTACGACGTGCCCGGCGAGTACACCGTCACCGTCACGGCGACCGACCAGGACGGCAACACGGCGAGTGCCCAGGTGCCCGTCGTCGTCATGGCCGACAGCCTGGTGATCACGGCCACCTCCAGCGTGCCGGACGGCAATGTCACGGTGGGCCAGCCGATCACGTTCGCGCTCACGGCCATGTCCTGCGACATCGACTTCCCCACGGTTCCCGGCGACTCGGTCAAGATGGCCTACCGCTGGGAGATGGGCGACGCGGCGGCCACCGTGTTCAGCGGCGCGGGCCCCACCTTCTCCTACGGCGTCGCGGGCGAGTACGACGTGACCGTGGCGGTCACCAACCCCGATCTCCCCGCGTCCCCGCGGCCCCCCCCCCCCGACCCCGTGGCACCGTAG
- a CDS encoding LptF/LptG family permease, with translation MMNLIHRQLLRSFVRNLGYTIVGALILFTLIDMLDHMNSFLDNDATASMIGRYYLYKAVWIIDTVLPIAMLMATLFTVGSLARYLELTALFAAGWSLMRVGRPLVVLGILVTVFSLAWREYVLPTANLKRNHVWEVEIHKNPDRIRPTQHIPVTDSDGRAYYARKFDPNSGVLTDLKIFTYDGPVVVERIEARRAEWDGTHWTLIDGTRRVFDGEEETRTTFDRLTARDLTVDPKGFYRDRIRQEDMSIRQLRDHIDLVSRSGGDPTTALVDIQFNLAFPLVNLIVVLLGLILASGPRKTTVASGFGWTLLVSFGYYLFMNFGRSLGHAGTLSPLVAAWTGNAVYLAIFLVLYARARR, from the coding sequence GTGATGAACCTGATCCACCGCCAGCTCCTGCGCAGCTTCGTCCGCAACCTGGGGTACACCATCGTCGGGGCGCTGATCCTGTTCACCCTGATCGACATGCTCGATCACATGAACAGCTTCCTGGACAACGACGCCACCGCGTCGATGATCGGGCGCTACTATCTCTACAAGGCCGTGTGGATCATCGACACGGTGCTGCCGATCGCCATGCTCATGGCGACCCTGTTCACGGTGGGATCGCTGGCCCGGTACCTCGAACTGACGGCCCTGTTCGCCGCCGGCTGGTCGCTGATGCGGGTGGGCCGCCCCCTGGTCGTGCTCGGCATCCTGGTGACCGTCTTCTCCCTCGCCTGGCGCGAGTACGTGCTGCCCACGGCGAACCTGAAGCGCAACCACGTGTGGGAGGTGGAGATCCACAAGAACCCGGATCGCATCCGGCCCACGCAGCACATCCCGGTGACCGACAGCGACGGGCGGGCCTACTACGCCCGCAAGTTCGACCCCAACTCGGGCGTGCTGACCGATCTGAAGATCTTCACCTACGACGGCCCCGTGGTGGTCGAACGCATCGAAGCGCGGCGGGCCGAATGGGACGGCACCCACTGGACGCTGATCGACGGGACCCGCCGGGTCTTCGACGGCGAGGAGGAGACGCGCACCACCTTCGACCGGCTGACGGCCCGGGACCTGACGGTCGATCCCAAGGGCTTCTACCGGGACCGGATCCGCCAGGAGGACATGAGCATCCGGCAGCTGCGGGACCACATCGACCTGGTCAGCCGCAGCGGCGGCGACCCGACCACCGCCCTGGTGGACATCCAATTCAACCTGGCCTTCCCCCTCGTGAACCTCATCGTGGTGCTGCTGGGGCTGATCCTGGCCTCGGGACCGCGCAAGACCACCGTCGCCTCGGGGTTCGGCTGGACGCTGCTGGTCAGTTTCGGCTACTACCTGTTCATGAACTTCGGCCGCAGCCTCGGCCACGCCGGCACCCTTTCGCCCCTGGTGGCCGCCTGGACGGGCAACGCCGTCTACCTGGCCATCTTCCTGGTGCTGTACGCGCGGGCCCGGCGCTGA
- a CDS encoding LptF/LptG family permease, with translation MYLIYRHLLASAAGPFVFGWFVITFLLMIDVLFRYVDLFVSKGVPFFLATKVLALSLGYTFALSVPMAVLIAVLMSVGQMANDNEITAMKACGISLWAVLRPLLFGAALIAAGLTAYNHYVFPRSNHTLANLLYDINRSKPMLEIREQQFTDLSDQMMIYVGSKDDKTGAITNVQIFEKQKPGDLSPRMTVAARGRIVPDHATDSMLIELYDGEIHEVPDPAEPDVYRVIRFKQHNLQLENMERDFQESGRTTRGDREMDLNDLKAAAAEERRNKTMVFGRVRDASATFLDWELGLLDPARRANLLGPDALPDDARRDGALERRFRSARTNAERAAESSRHQQRLLQTYAARENRYMVEFHKKFSIPFACMVFALLGIPMAVTTSRSGKGVSVSLALGVYLVYYAFLMAGEKLADKGLLDPAVAMWSANVFLLVAGVPMFVKAARESSLLSITLRPRRRGPRRSGPAAATAGGTA, from the coding sequence ATGTACCTGATCTACAGACACTTGCTGGCATCTGCCGCCGGGCCGTTCGTCTTCGGCTGGTTCGTGATCACGTTCCTGCTGATGATAGACGTCCTCTTCAGGTACGTCGATCTGTTTGTCAGCAAAGGTGTTCCGTTTTTCCTGGCCACGAAGGTGCTGGCGCTCAGCCTGGGCTACACGTTTGCATTATCCGTACCAATGGCGGTACTCATCGCGGTCCTGATGAGTGTCGGCCAGATGGCCAACGACAACGAGATCACGGCCATGAAGGCGTGCGGCATCAGCCTGTGGGCGGTGCTCCGCCCCCTGCTGTTCGGGGCGGCCCTCATCGCGGCCGGCCTGACCGCCTACAACCACTACGTCTTCCCCCGTTCGAACCACACCCTGGCCAACCTGCTCTACGACATCAACCGTTCCAAGCCCATGCTCGAGATCCGCGAGCAGCAGTTCACCGACCTGAGCGACCAGATGATGATCTACGTGGGCAGCAAGGACGACAAGACGGGCGCCATCACCAACGTGCAGATCTTCGAGAAGCAGAAGCCCGGCGACCTGTCCCCGCGCATGACCGTGGCCGCCCGCGGGCGGATCGTGCCCGACCACGCCACCGATTCGATGCTCATCGAGCTCTACGACGGGGAGATCCACGAGGTGCCGGACCCGGCGGAACCGGACGTGTACCGGGTGATCCGCTTCAAGCAGCACAACCTGCAGCTCGAGAACATGGAGCGGGACTTCCAGGAGTCGGGCCGCACCACCCGCGGCGACCGCGAGATGGATCTGAACGACCTGAAGGCCGCCGCCGCCGAGGAGCGCCGCAACAAGACCATGGTCTTCGGACGCGTGCGGGACGCCTCGGCCACCTTCCTCGACTGGGAGCTCGGCCTGCTCGATCCGGCGCGCCGGGCCAACCTGCTCGGCCCGGACGCCCTGCCCGACGACGCCCGGCGCGACGGCGCCCTCGAGCGGCGCTTCCGCAGCGCCCGCACCAATGCCGAGCGGGCCGCCGAGAGCAGCCGGCACCAGCAGCGCCTCCTGCAGACCTACGCCGCGCGCGAGAACCGCTACATGGTGGAGTTCCACAAGAAGTTCTCCATCCCCTTCGCCTGCATGGTCTTCGCGCTGCTCGGGATCCCGATGGCGGTGACGACCTCGCGCAGCGGCAAGGGCGTGAGCGTGAGCCTGGCCCTCGGGGTGTACCTGGTCTACTACGCCTTCCTGATGGCCGGGGAGAAGCTGGCCGACAAGGGCCTGCTCGACCCCGCGGTGGCCATGTGGAGCGCCAACGTCTTCCTGCTCGTGGCGGGCGTGCCCATGTTCGTCAAGGCGGCCCGGGAGTCGAGCCTGCTGAGCATCACGCTCCGGCCGCGGCGCCGGGGGCCGCGACGCTCCGGACCCGCAGCGGCGACCGCCGGCGGAACCGCGTGA